In one Thermodesulfobium acidiphilum genomic region, the following are encoded:
- a CDS encoding Crp/Fnr family transcriptional regulator has translation MDKILRSNVFFKNLSNEDIAKILNISHKIELDNNQILFTEGSLALNLFIVLSGKMKVFKISPSGKEQILHIMTSGDLIAEAPMFAGLDYPANAQCIEKCTLLAIDREGFKNLIINNPNLTMNILSAVSFRLRNFTSLIEALSLKEVSGRLASYLLYQKEAQKSSKIELPLTRAELSKYFGTMPETLSRIFTKFQNLNIISTNNKIVTILDEEGLKKQAWGI, from the coding sequence ATGGATAAAATTCTTAGATCCAACGTTTTTTTTAAAAACTTAAGCAACGAAGACATAGCAAAAATTTTAAATATCTCTCATAAAATAGAACTAGATAATAACCAAATACTTTTTACTGAGGGAAGTCTGGCGTTAAACCTATTTATAGTTTTAAGTGGCAAAATGAAGGTTTTTAAAATTTCTCCATCCGGAAAAGAACAAATACTTCACATAATGACTTCTGGAGATTTGATTGCTGAAGCACCAATGTTTGCAGGACTTGATTATCCTGCAAACGCCCAATGTATTGAGAAGTGCACTCTTTTAGCAATTGACAGAGAGGGCTTCAAAAATCTTATAATAAACAATCCAAATCTCACAATGAACATATTATCAGCTGTATCCTTTAGACTTAGAAATTTTACCTCTCTTATTGAAGCTTTGTCCTTAAAAGAAGTTTCTGGTAGATTAGCATCTTATCTTTTGTACCAAAAAGAAGCTCAAAAAAGCTCAAAGATAGAATTGCCACTTACCAGAGCTGAACTCTCAAAATATTTTGGCACGATGCCCGAAACACTTTCAAGGATATTTACAAAATTTCAAAATCTAAATATTATCTCCACAAATAACAAGATTGTCACAATATTAGACGAAGAAGGTTTAAAAAAACAGGCATGGGGAATATAA
- a CDS encoding vitamin K epoxide reductase family protein → MKPFYNLAAEYGIKKSDVGVPFMIIGNRVLIGTDEIKKDLPDLIQDGINHGGIPFPERVLHSEFSKYVDINIIENENSEGKPFAIFTFFFLVIVSSYSILTFKFKNLTKYAIFLKYIKKFLTLVFILIGLLISIYLFHLETTNSSGVCILFSGCNTVQRSSFSHIFGIIPLALLEILLFISLFGFWINSFILKRDKIFYFDLNKIVFWITFLAVIVAIYLTILEIFIVKAACVYCLISSIILGLLLILFNPNFDRINN, encoded by the coding sequence GTGAAACCTTTTTATAATTTAGCAGCTGAATATGGTATTAAGAAAAGCGATGTTGGAGTTCCCTTTATGATTATAGGTAACAGGGTATTAATAGGAACCGATGAAATAAAAAAAGATTTGCCAGATTTAATTCAGGATGGTATTAATCATGGCGGCATACCTTTTCCTGAAAGAGTACTTCACTCTGAGTTTTCTAAATATGTAGATATTAATATAATTGAAAATGAAAATTCTGAAGGAAAGCCTTTTGCAATTTTTACATTTTTCTTTTTGGTAATAGTCTCTTCATATTCAATTTTGACGTTTAAATTTAAGAATTTAACGAAATATGCAATTTTTCTCAAATATATCAAAAAATTCTTAACATTAGTATTTATATTAATAGGTCTCTTAATTTCTATTTATTTATTTCATCTGGAAACAACCAATTCTTCTGGAGTGTGTATATTATTTTCAGGTTGTAATACGGTGCAAAGAAGTTCATTCTCTCATATTTTTGGCATAATTCCGTTAGCATTACTGGAGATATTGTTATTTATTAGTTTATTTGGTTTCTGGATAAATTCTTTTATCTTAAAAAGAGACAAAATATTTTACTTTGATTTAAATAAAATAGTTTTTTGGATTACCTTTTTGGCTGTTATTGTTGCTATTTATCTGACAATTCTTGAAATATTTATAGTAAAAGCTGCTTGCGTTTACTGTTTAATATCATCTATAATATTAGGCTTGTTGTTAATTCTCTTTAATCCAAATTTTGATAGGATTAACAACTAA
- a CDS encoding biotin/lipoyl-containing protein, with translation MSEYIFVKPGMSPSEVVKSVRNLNGVCFTSTGMRDAGQSDFKNRHRIYDLKTLAPLYNKMGLFSSECHGGARWHVGVMNRKESPFEEIEIYRELMPNVLLQTLVRETNLWGYRPYPKNVIEYVVSKVDIDVWRCFSFLNDIRNMKTVAEVVMSRGKLFEPAISFTEVEWATNEYYLKTVDEIVSLCSGINEIILCIKDMAGVGSPKRIYSLIDSIKQKYPDLVIHYHRHTTDGLALPAYLAAAQAGAKIIDVEEDSLVRFYGQPPIMSTYAYLTESGINVHLNTKAAFEAIQTVREWIKHYEWAESPFKGFDYFVTKHKMPGGAFPSSFEQAQKGGFLNLMPHILKLMSLYNRIVKYFDVTPGSQITWVTCSGIINRYSKERGEAGVTHIIRLLEKFVEEKNCKFEEMNDEEKNELLELFKNAPGDFKNLLLGLYGKLPVGWPDDWVYQSTFSDEWEEKIKSRVDVSPLEHIEEEDLERTREELKEKISRLPSEEEFILYLMHPKDAIEMINFREKYGDAPIVLPTNVFINGLKNPGDKVEFTFSEKPYTLELVSIGKEHEGIIHVVMEVNNKTRVYKVETPRAKKKEIRFAKGSNELGSPINGNIWRLGNPKRDPIKVGDIYHKGEEIANLEAMKMETPLLAPFDCMIKEICVNLNESVVENQLLFVLKQI, from the coding sequence ATGTCTGAATATATTTTTGTCAAACCTGGAATGAGTCCTTCAGAAGTAGTAAAGAGCGTCAGAAATCTAAATGGGGTTTGTTTTACTTCCACAGGCATGAGAGATGCAGGTCAATCAGATTTTAAGAATAGACACAGAATCTATGATCTTAAAACACTTGCGCCACTTTATAACAAAATGGGTCTTTTCAGTTCAGAATGTCATGGGGGCGCAAGATGGCATGTGGGGGTAATGAACAGAAAAGAATCGCCCTTTGAAGAAATAGAGATATACAGAGAATTAATGCCTAATGTATTACTTCAAACCCTAGTAAGAGAAACCAATCTTTGGGGATACAGACCGTATCCAAAAAACGTAATCGAATATGTTGTTTCTAAAGTTGATATTGACGTTTGGAGATGCTTTTCCTTTTTAAATGACATAAGAAACATGAAAACAGTTGCAGAGGTAGTAATGAGTAGAGGAAAGCTTTTCGAACCTGCAATCTCGTTTACCGAGGTAGAATGGGCTACAAACGAATATTATCTAAAAACAGTCGATGAAATTGTTTCTCTTTGTTCTGGAATAAATGAAATAATACTATGCATAAAGGATATGGCAGGAGTTGGTAGCCCAAAAAGAATATATAGCTTAATAGATTCTATAAAACAAAAATATCCAGACCTGGTAATTCACTACCACAGACATACTACAGATGGACTTGCTCTTCCGGCATACCTTGCAGCAGCCCAAGCAGGTGCAAAAATAATAGACGTAGAGGAAGACTCATTAGTTAGGTTTTACGGACAACCTCCAATTATGAGCACCTATGCATACCTTACAGAATCTGGAATAAACGTTCACCTAAACACCAAGGCAGCTTTTGAGGCAATTCAAACAGTAAGAGAATGGATAAAGCATTACGAATGGGCTGAGTCCCCCTTTAAAGGGTTTGACTATTTTGTAACTAAACACAAAATGCCTGGTGGAGCTTTTCCTAGTTCTTTTGAACAAGCTCAAAAAGGCGGTTTTTTAAACCTAATGCCACATATATTAAAATTAATGTCTCTTTACAATAGAATAGTTAAATATTTTGATGTAACTCCTGGATCGCAAATAACCTGGGTTACGTGTAGCGGAATAATTAATAGATATTCAAAAGAGAGAGGTGAAGCTGGAGTAACTCATATCATAAGACTTTTAGAAAAATTCGTTGAAGAAAAGAATTGTAAATTTGAAGAAATGAACGATGAAGAAAAAAATGAATTGTTAGAACTTTTTAAAAATGCGCCAGGCGATTTTAAGAATTTGCTTCTCGGACTTTATGGAAAACTTCCTGTAGGATGGCCTGATGATTGGGTTTATCAAAGCACTTTTTCAGATGAATGGGAAGAAAAAATAAAATCAAGAGTTGACGTGTCGCCATTAGAACATATTGAAGAAGAGGATCTAGAAAGAACAAGAGAAGAGTTGAAAGAAAAAATTTCAAGATTACCTTCAGAAGAAGAGTTTATTCTTTATCTAATGCACCCAAAGGATGCTATAGAAATGATTAATTTTAGAGAAAAATATGGAGATGCTCCAATAGTACTTCCAACAAACGTTTTTATCAACGGATTGAAGAATCCAGGAGATAAAGTAGAATTTACTTTCTCTGAAAAGCCTTATACCCTTGAATTAGTTTCTATAGGGAAAGAACATGAAGGCATTATTCACGTAGTTATGGAGGTAAACAACAAAACTAGAGTATATAAAGTCGAAACGCCAAGAGCAAAGAAAAAGGAAATTAGATTTGCAAAAGGTTCTAATGAGCTTGGTTCTCCCATCAATGGTAATATCTGGAGACTTGGTAATCCAAAAAGAGACCCTATAAAAGTAGGAGACATATACCACAAAGGTGAAGAAATAGCAAATCTCGAAGCTATGAAAATGGAAACCCCCCTTCTTGCGCCATTTGACTGCATGATAAAAGAAATATGTGTAAATCTTAACGAAAGTGTGGTAGAAAACCAGCTTCTATTTGTACTAAAACAAATTTAA
- a CDS encoding YidH family protein: MNLLRKILRLEEDRMTYVDPRFAMAAVRTFLAWVRTAFNMLGFGIALDKVDVWLQTQPGISSYIRGTVGSIHIIVILLLLMSVCTILAGAIDYVQNVRKIRAGYFQCSPEYHIGYMSFVVAVLLVLVLFVLIRA; this comes from the coding sequence ATGAATCTTCTTAGAAAAATTCTTCGTCTTGAAGAAGATAGGATGACTTATGTGGATCCAAGATTTGCGATGGCTGCTGTCAGGACATTTTTGGCATGGGTCAGGACAGCTTTTAATATGTTGGGTTTTGGTATTGCTCTTGATAAAGTAGATGTTTGGCTTCAAACTCAACCAGGTATTTCTTCATACATAAGGGGGACGGTAGGTTCAATACATATAATTGTTATCTTACTTCTCTTGATGTCAGTTTGCACAATACTTGCTGGTGCAATAGACTATGTCCAAAATGTAAGAAAGATAAGAGCAGGATATTTTCAATGTTCTCCAGAATACCATATAGGATATATGTCTTTCGTTGTAGCTGTTTTATTGGTTTTGGTTTTATTTGTTCTTATAAGGGCATAG
- a CDS encoding sodium-dependent transporter has product MSSGSKKRETFSSGIAVFFAALGSAVGLGNIWKFPYLTGIFGGGAFLLVYILCVIFVGIPVMLAEFFIGRNTRSNVIGAFKKLAPGTMWKHVGTMGVIAAYLIMFFYSCVAGWVYCYLFKSIRGDFVGITLESAKVQFTQTIIGPLTPILWQSIVMVAVGSILIMGVQKGIERVTKTLMPVLFLLIIICDIRALTLPGAFDGVKFLFNVDFSKLTAVAILTALGLSFFKLSLGMGTMVTYSSYFTKDNNLFRTAFSVAFSDTLVSILAGLAIFPTVFAFGMQPGAGPGLLFMTIPLVFSKIPMGNYLLIAFFFLSSIAATTAMLSLVEVLVAYYTEEFGISRKAASIVNSTIIVIIGSTAALSVDANSLLGSIKFFGKGFFDWYDYISSNILLPIGGFFIAIFVGYIMNRKAVLDEFSNNFLKLKFATEIYLFVLKTITPILLIIIFLNSIGIINFK; this is encoded by the coding sequence TTGTCTTCAGGTTCAAAAAAAAGAGAAACGTTTTCTTCTGGGATTGCTGTTTTCTTTGCTGCACTTGGATCTGCTGTAGGATTAGGCAACATTTGGAAATTTCCCTATTTGACTGGCATTTTTGGAGGCGGAGCATTTTTATTAGTTTATATTCTTTGCGTTATATTTGTCGGCATACCTGTAATGCTTGCCGAATTTTTCATTGGGAGAAACACCCGTTCTAACGTAATTGGGGCTTTTAAGAAATTGGCTCCGGGTACAATGTGGAAGCATGTAGGTACTATGGGAGTGATAGCTGCATATTTAATTATGTTTTTTTATAGCTGTGTAGCTGGATGGGTTTATTGTTACCTATTTAAATCTATAAGAGGGGATTTTGTTGGTATTACCTTGGAGAGCGCAAAGGTTCAATTTACTCAAACTATAATAGGACCTCTTACGCCAATTCTCTGGCAGTCAATTGTTATGGTAGCTGTTGGATCGATTCTTATTATGGGCGTTCAGAAAGGGATTGAAAGAGTTACCAAAACGCTTATGCCAGTTTTGTTTTTGTTGATCATAATTTGTGATATTAGAGCACTTACTCTTCCGGGAGCTTTTGATGGGGTTAAGTTTCTTTTCAACGTTGATTTTTCAAAACTAACTGCCGTTGCAATTTTGACAGCACTTGGGCTTTCGTTCTTTAAACTCTCTCTTGGTATGGGCACAATGGTTACTTATAGCAGCTATTTTACAAAAGATAACAATCTTTTTAGAACAGCATTTTCAGTTGCCTTTTCTGATACTCTTGTGTCTATTTTGGCAGGACTTGCTATCTTTCCTACGGTTTTTGCTTTTGGAATGCAGCCAGGAGCTGGTCCTGGGCTCTTGTTTATGACAATTCCACTTGTTTTTTCAAAAATACCCATGGGGAATTATTTGCTTATTGCTTTTTTCTTCCTCTCTTCAATTGCAGCTACCACTGCAATGCTCTCTCTTGTAGAGGTGTTAGTGGCATACTATACTGAAGAGTTTGGTATATCAAGAAAAGCTGCAAGTATTGTAAACTCAACAATAATCGTAATAATAGGTTCAACTGCTGCTCTTTCAGTTGACGCCAATTCTCTTTTGGGTTCTATAAAGTTTTTTGGGAAGGGATTTTTTGATTGGTATGACTATATTTCTTCAAATATTTTATTACCCATAGGTGGATTTTTTATTGCAATATTTGTTGGATATATTATGAACCGTAAAGCAGTTTTGGATGAATTTTCAAATAATTTTCTAAAACTTAAATTTGCTACTGAGATATATCTCTTTGTTCTAAAAACTATAACGCCAATATTGCTTATTATAATATTTTTAAATTCTATAGGCATTATTAACTTTAAATAG
- the hcp gene encoding hydroxylamine reductase, giving the protein MFCYQCEQAAKGVGCEIQGVCGKDETTSSLQDLLIFSLESLSSVIQSAKEVGIDVDEKLGHFVCQALFSTLTNVDFDPERLKEWIKLAQKKRDDLKKAVTENHEIEFPDIANFKFANNIPELEAQGKKFGLKNDPETDPDKRALKHTILFGLKGIAAYADHAAILGESSKDLYEYMFRTLFDLTRNDISLEDWVTRTLEVGKYNLLAMELLDRANTKTYGDPVPTTVPLGHKKGKAILVSGHDLKDLEEILKQSQDKGIYVYTHGEMLPTHGYPLLKEKYPHFYGHFGTAWQNQIKEFPHFPGPIVMTTNCIQRPQKSYFNNIFTTGVVAWPGVKHITNYDYSLVIQKALEMEGFEEDLDNGSVMVGFGRKTLLLAASKVVDLVKNKKIRHFFLVGGCDGAKPGRSYYSEFVEKVPEDCIVLTLACGKFRFFDKKLGEIDGLPRLIDVGQCNDAYSAVVLADALAKAFNVGVNDLPLSLILSWYEQKAVAILLSLLYLGIKNIKLGPSLPAFITPNVLDVLVKNFNIAPIKTPDEDLKAILG; this is encoded by the coding sequence ATGTTTTGTTATCAATGTGAACAAGCAGCAAAGGGGGTAGGATGTGAAATTCAGGGAGTTTGTGGTAAAGATGAAACTACGAGCAGCTTGCAAGATCTATTGATATTTTCTTTGGAAAGCCTTTCATCTGTAATTCAAAGTGCAAAAGAAGTAGGAATAGATGTAGATGAGAAGCTAGGACACTTTGTTTGTCAGGCATTATTTTCAACACTAACAAATGTAGATTTTGATCCAGAAAGATTGAAAGAGTGGATCAAATTAGCGCAGAAGAAAAGAGATGATTTAAAAAAGGCTGTAACCGAAAATCATGAAATTGAATTTCCTGATATTGCTAACTTTAAGTTTGCAAACAACATTCCAGAATTAGAAGCTCAAGGAAAAAAGTTTGGATTAAAAAATGATCCAGAAACAGATCCAGATAAGAGAGCCTTGAAACATACTATACTTTTTGGTTTAAAGGGCATAGCAGCTTATGCCGATCACGCAGCGATTTTGGGAGAATCTAGCAAGGATCTCTATGAATATATGTTTAGAACCCTTTTTGATCTTACGAGAAATGATATATCTTTAGAGGATTGGGTGACTAGAACTCTCGAAGTAGGGAAATACAATCTTCTTGCTATGGAACTTCTTGATAGAGCAAATACAAAAACTTATGGCGATCCTGTCCCAACAACAGTTCCTCTCGGTCACAAGAAAGGAAAGGCAATATTGGTTTCAGGACACGATTTGAAAGATTTAGAAGAAATTTTGAAACAAAGTCAGGACAAAGGCATTTATGTTTATACCCATGGCGAGATGCTTCCTACTCATGGTTATCCGTTGTTAAAAGAAAAATATCCTCATTTTTATGGGCACTTTGGAACTGCATGGCAAAATCAAATAAAAGAATTTCCTCACTTCCCCGGCCCAATAGTTATGACTACAAACTGTATTCAAAGGCCACAAAAAAGTTATTTTAACAATATTTTTACAACAGGTGTGGTAGCCTGGCCAGGCGTTAAACACATCACAAATTATGACTATTCTTTAGTTATTCAGAAAGCTCTTGAAATGGAAGGATTTGAAGAGGATCTCGATAATGGTTCTGTAATGGTTGGTTTTGGTAGGAAAACGCTTCTTTTGGCAGCCTCAAAGGTCGTAGATCTTGTGAAGAACAAAAAAATAAGACACTTTTTCCTTGTAGGAGGATGTGATGGTGCAAAACCAGGAAGATCTTATTATTCTGAATTTGTAGAAAAAGTACCTGAAGACTGCATTGTATTGACTCTTGCCTGTGGGAAATTTAGATTTTTTGATAAAAAGTTGGGTGAAATTGATGGGCTTCCCAGACTTATAGATGTTGGGCAATGTAATGATGCATATTCAGCAGTAGTACTTGCTGATGCTTTGGCAAAAGCGTTTAATGTAGGGGTTAACGATTTGCCGCTTTCTTTGATACTCTCATGGTATGAGCAAAAAGCAGTGGCAATTTTACTGAGTCTATTGTACCTTGGGATAAAAAATATAAAACTAGGGCCATCTTTGCCTGCTTTTATAACACCAAACGTCCTTGATGTGTTGGTGAAAAACTTTAATATTGCTCCAATCAAAACTCCTGATGAAGATCTCAAAGCAATTTTAGGATAG
- a CDS encoding acetyl-CoA carboxylase biotin carboxylase subunit, with translation MERKIKKVLIANRGVSAVRVMHTCRDKKIPTTAVYSTPDRLGLHVLSSDSAVHIGEAPPIKSYLNMDAIIEAALKTGCNAVHPGWGFLSENHIFAQRVIDAGLIWIGPKPKVIKSMGDKIEAKKWAKRANVPVIPGIDNAKSYEEIINWMKEEDVSFPILVKASAGGGGKGMLKVEKTEDIQSAFTQVKSEALKSFGDDKVLVEKYIERGRHIEVQIIADEYGSICHLFERECTIQRRNQKIIEETPSPSLDDTLRQEICFTAVRFMREIGYTSAGTVEFLYDSNTKKFYFLEVNTRLQVEHGITELSTGLDIVSLMIDIAEGKKLPFNQSDIHQNRWSIECRLNAEDPKNFSPSFGRITRLQVPHGPGIRISPGAYEGASIPPFYDSMFMLLISAGADRTDAIRTMDRALSRGLRVEGVKTIAPLLLSILRHPKFISGEFSTRFIEEHMDELVSSFKERDPEDEVLKIARYVAEISALGQQKWM, from the coding sequence ATGGAAAGAAAAATAAAAAAGGTACTTATTGCAAATCGAGGAGTTAGTGCAGTAAGGGTGATGCACACATGCAGAGATAAAAAGATCCCAACTACAGCTGTATATAGTACTCCTGATAGATTGGGATTACACGTGCTCTCATCTGATTCTGCAGTACATATCGGAGAAGCTCCACCAATAAAATCCTATCTAAATATGGATGCAATAATTGAGGCAGCTTTAAAAACTGGATGCAATGCTGTGCACCCAGGATGGGGATTTCTCTCAGAAAATCACATATTTGCTCAAAGAGTTATAGATGCAGGACTTATATGGATCGGGCCAAAGCCAAAAGTTATAAAATCTATGGGAGATAAGATAGAGGCAAAAAAATGGGCAAAACGTGCAAATGTTCCTGTAATACCCGGCATAGACAATGCCAAAAGTTATGAAGAAATTATAAATTGGATGAAGGAAGAAGATGTATCTTTCCCAATTTTAGTTAAAGCCTCAGCTGGCGGCGGAGGCAAGGGCATGCTAAAGGTTGAAAAGACAGAGGACATCCAAAGCGCATTTACCCAGGTAAAATCTGAAGCACTTAAGTCCTTTGGTGATGATAAAGTTCTTGTAGAAAAATACATAGAAAGAGGAAGGCATATAGAAGTCCAAATTATAGCCGATGAATATGGCTCTATATGTCATCTTTTCGAAAGAGAATGCACAATTCAAAGGAGAAATCAAAAAATCATTGAAGAAACACCATCTCCAAGCCTTGACGACACTCTCAGACAAGAAATATGTTTTACAGCAGTAAGGTTTATGAGAGAGATTGGTTATACATCTGCTGGAACAGTAGAATTTTTATACGACTCAAACACAAAAAAATTCTATTTTCTCGAAGTAAATACAAGGCTTCAGGTGGAACATGGTATTACAGAACTCTCAACTGGACTTGATATTGTGAGCTTAATGATAGACATAGCGGAAGGTAAAAAATTACCTTTCAACCAATCAGACATACATCAAAATAGGTGGTCAATAGAGTGTAGGTTAAACGCTGAAGACCCTAAAAACTTCTCTCCATCTTTCGGAAGAATCACAAGACTTCAGGTTCCACATGGACCAGGTATAAGAATTTCTCCTGGCGCATATGAGGGTGCATCCATACCTCCCTTTTATGATTCAATGTTTATGCTCTTAATTAGTGCTGGAGCAGATAGAACAGATGCAATAAGAACAATGGACAGGGCCTTATCTAGAGGATTAAGAGTTGAAGGAGTTAAGACAATTGCTCCACTTCTTCTTAGTATACTAAGGCACCCAAAATTTATTTCGGGAGAGTTTTCAACTAGATTCATCGAAGAACATATGGACGAATTGGTATCATCTTTCAAAGAAAGAGACCCGGAAGATGAAGTCTTAAAGATTGCCCGTTACGTTGCAGAAATAAGCGCACTTGGCCAACAAAAGTGGATGTGA
- a CDS encoding carbon starvation CstA family protein, which yields MKMSVVLPVVLLCALALFALSFLMSVPSAILLLVFGFCLWAVGYRYYSAWLAAKVMCLDAGRETPACKINDGRDYVPTNKYVLFGHQFAAIAGAGPLIGPVLAAQWGFMPGLLWIVLGAVIAGATHDFVVLVLSVRQGGLSIAEIARKEISTPTGRVMSLAIFLIMVLTLAGLSIAVVNALKGSPWGTVTVGLTIPIAFLMGFWMFHFRPGKIGEASLIGVILLFVATWLGSIVPGTEFAKYFTYSEQTMKILLPTYAFFASVLPVWMLLLPRDYLSSYMKIGVAVAIALGVLIAHPMLQMPPFTKFISGGGPIIPGPLFPYLFITIACGAISGFHCMVGTGTTPKMLSCETDARFIGYGAMIMESFVAALALIAACVLPVGDYFAINTAPAVFQKLGMHTQQVAYISQLVGENLVGRPGGAVSLAAGIAYIFDNVPFLTGMMGYWYHFIIMFEAMFILSAVDAGTRVGRYLLQEFLGIFVPKFKDIHWNFGIVLTGFLVSFFWGYLLYSGNVSTIWPMFGASNQLLACLALLIATTEILRRTRKISYSLVTMIPGAFMVTITFTAAWMNFANIFLPMAQKGNVAGVINAFLSILLLAMGIWVLFDSIRVWLKILSGSDAVKSTSD from the coding sequence CACTTGCTTTATTTGCTCTTTCTTTTCTTATGAGTGTTCCAAGCGCAATTTTACTTCTGGTTTTTGGATTCTGTTTATGGGCGGTTGGATATAGATATTACAGTGCCTGGCTCGCTGCCAAAGTAATGTGCTTAGATGCGGGTAGAGAGACGCCTGCCTGTAAAATTAATGACGGAAGAGATTATGTGCCCACAAATAAATATGTTTTATTTGGGCATCAATTTGCGGCTATTGCAGGAGCAGGGCCATTGATTGGACCGGTTCTTGCTGCGCAGTGGGGCTTTATGCCTGGACTTCTTTGGATCGTTTTAGGTGCTGTGATAGCTGGTGCTACACATGATTTTGTTGTTTTAGTCTTATCTGTAAGACAGGGCGGTTTGTCTATTGCAGAAATTGCTAGAAAAGAAATCTCTACTCCTACTGGTAGAGTAATGTCACTTGCAATATTTCTTATAATGGTTCTCACTCTTGCTGGTTTAAGCATTGCGGTAGTAAATGCTCTCAAGGGTTCTCCCTGGGGGACAGTTACTGTAGGTCTAACAATTCCAATTGCATTTCTGATGGGGTTTTGGATGTTTCATTTTAGACCTGGAAAAATAGGTGAAGCCTCTTTAATTGGAGTTATATTATTGTTTGTTGCAACATGGCTTGGGAGTATTGTGCCTGGTACAGAGTTTGCGAAATACTTTACTTATAGCGAACAAACAATGAAAATTTTGCTTCCAACTTACGCTTTTTTTGCATCTGTACTTCCAGTTTGGATGCTTCTTTTGCCAAGAGACTATTTGTCCAGTTATATGAAGATAGGTGTAGCAGTGGCGATTGCTCTGGGAGTATTAATAGCTCATCCAATGCTACAAATGCCGCCATTCACTAAATTTATAAGTGGAGGAGGTCCAATCATTCCGGGTCCACTATTCCCATATTTATTTATAACAATAGCTTGTGGCGCTATATCTGGTTTTCACTGTATGGTTGGAACTGGTACTACACCGAAAATGCTGAGTTGTGAAACTGATGCAAGATTTATTGGGTATGGCGCAATGATAATGGAAAGCTTTGTTGCTGCCCTTGCTTTAATTGCTGCTTGTGTGTTGCCTGTAGGAGACTATTTTGCTATAAATACTGCACCTGCTGTTTTTCAGAAACTTGGTATGCATACCCAGCAAGTTGCTTATATTTCTCAATTGGTAGGAGAAAATCTTGTAGGTAGACCGGGTGGTGCTGTTTCTCTTGCAGCAGGTATAGCTTATATTTTCGATAATGTTCCGTTTCTTACTGGTATGATGGGTTATTGGTATCACTTTATAATTATGTTTGAGGCAATGTTTATATTATCTGCAGTAGATGCGGGTACAAGGGTTGGAAGATATCTTTTACAAGAATTTTTGGGTATATTTGTTCCAAAATTCAAAGATATACACTGGAATTTCGGTATTGTGTTAACTGGTTTTTTGGTTTCGTTTTTCTGGGGCTACCTTCTTTACTCTGGCAATGTTTCCACCATATGGCCTATGTTTGGTGCATCAAACCAGCTTTTGGCCTGTCTTGCGCTCTTGATTGCTACTACTGAAATTTTAAGAAGAACAAGAAAGATATCTTATTCTTTGGTCACAATGATCCCTGGTGCCTTTATGGTAACGATCACATTTACTGCAGCATGGATGAATTTTGCCAATATATTCTTGCCGATGGCACAGAAGGGGAATGTAGCAGGAGTAATTAACGCATTTTTGTCAATATTACTCCTTGCTATGGGAATATGGGTACTTTTCGATTCAATAAGAGTTTGGTTAAAGATACTTTCGGGATCTGACGCTGTAAAATCTACAAGCGATTAA